The Fibrobacter sp. UWB2 genome window below encodes:
- a CDS encoding HD family phosphohydrolase has product MNKKEKKIHLFIGWVILILIAILLFPDKNIALRAERPHLGQLSTRTIVAPFKFEVPKSEQEIQAERARAADKINAIFEFNADETTRLLRELEQYLKKLEQYGKMQAVISTSKDDGSAAMQEKIKEASSIYDQLKQRLSITAIKPLSTNAVARDSLMSVFYQMMQKGVSNTLLAKTETEVSLFCSSYNIKQIKNIIYNKPNISLIKENEESTLEISEIQPMQRRIEEAFGQLQNSFSAEQGLQSAFYEALYVFTSPNVFYLEKETEARKLDASNKVTLIKGMVPRGMEIVAQGAPITKEILEKIDALQLAQQNEENSKMLTAPYGNVLVFVIIITLLIMFCLYTPTRTMFKTPRQLWSLIFLTVLQLLAFWIIHNLSGTLSRPESILPDAIDFMWLYPITFTPVIAVVLYDARMGLAFATFSAGFYGILNGYDLAATLTSLVVNIAVIAPLFRMRYRVQFAWSMIAGIVAAAASVSIMLLLRNRFNFATFYQTLIAASANIIIFTAVASVLLIHVVEKVFSITTVLTLMEMSDFNRPALKRISELAPGTFHHSIQVSNLAESVAESIGANSLLVRVMALYHDLGKTMRPEYFTENQKQGVNPHNNLDPYQSVKILTGHVSQGMLLAKEYKIPELVATGIQEHHGTTLIQFFHHKATELAKETGKEVKEEDFRYKGPRPQSMETAILMLADVIEATSRSMTDTSSEALISMIHKTILDKFMDGQFNESNLSVKELSKLEEAFLHSLDGTYHTRVKYPGQR; this is encoded by the coding sequence ATGAACAAGAAAGAGAAAAAGATTCATCTGTTTATTGGCTGGGTTATCTTAATCCTTATAGCCATTCTCTTATTCCCGGACAAGAACATTGCCCTCCGCGCCGAGCGCCCGCACTTGGGCCAGCTCAGTACGAGGACGATTGTCGCCCCGTTCAAGTTCGAAGTTCCGAAGAGCGAACAGGAAATCCAGGCCGAAAGGGCCCGTGCCGCCGACAAGATCAACGCCATTTTTGAATTCAATGCCGACGAAACAACGCGCCTCTTGCGCGAACTGGAACAGTACCTCAAGAAACTCGAACAGTACGGCAAGATGCAAGCCGTCATCAGCACCAGCAAAGACGACGGCAGCGCCGCCATGCAGGAGAAAATCAAGGAAGCTTCGAGCATTTACGACCAGCTCAAGCAGCGCCTTTCCATTACCGCCATCAAGCCGCTTAGCACAAACGCCGTTGCACGCGATTCATTGATGTCCGTATTCTACCAGATGATGCAAAAGGGTGTTTCGAACACGCTCCTTGCCAAGACCGAAACCGAAGTCAGCTTGTTCTGCAGCAGCTACAACATCAAGCAGATCAAGAACATCATCTATAACAAGCCGAACATTTCGCTCATCAAGGAAAACGAAGAAAGCACGCTCGAAATCAGCGAAATCCAGCCCATGCAGCGCCGCATCGAAGAAGCATTCGGCCAGCTGCAAAATTCGTTCTCCGCCGAACAGGGATTGCAAAGCGCCTTCTACGAAGCCCTTTACGTTTTCACGAGCCCGAACGTATTCTATCTCGAAAAAGAAACTGAAGCCCGCAAGCTCGACGCGAGCAACAAGGTCACGCTCATCAAGGGCATGGTCCCGCGCGGCATGGAAATCGTAGCCCAGGGTGCCCCCATCACCAAGGAAATTCTCGAAAAGATCGACGCACTCCAGCTCGCCCAGCAGAACGAAGAAAACTCGAAGATGCTCACCGCCCCGTATGGTAACGTGCTTGTCTTTGTCATCATCATTACGCTCCTCATCATGTTCTGCCTTTACACGCCGACGCGCACTATGTTCAAGACACCGCGCCAGCTGTGGAGCCTTATTTTCCTCACGGTGTTGCAGCTCCTTGCGTTCTGGATTATCCACAATCTCTCGGGTACGCTCAGCCGCCCCGAAAGTATCCTCCCCGACGCCATCGACTTCATGTGGCTGTACCCGATTACGTTTACGCCTGTGATTGCAGTCGTGCTCTATGACGCCCGCATGGGACTTGCATTTGCGACATTCTCTGCCGGGTTCTACGGCATTTTGAACGGCTACGACCTCGCCGCAACGCTTACAAGTTTGGTCGTAAACATCGCCGTGATTGCCCCGCTCTTCCGTATGCGCTACCGTGTGCAGTTTGCCTGGAGCATGATCGCAGGCATTGTCGCCGCAGCCGCATCCGTGAGCATTATGCTTCTCCTGCGTAACCGATTCAACTTTGCGACATTCTACCAGACGCTCATTGCGGCAAGCGCAAACATCATCATCTTTACCGCAGTCGCATCCGTGCTCTTGATCCACGTCGTCGAAAAGGTCTTCAGCATCACGACAGTGCTTACGCTCATGGAAATGTCGGACTTCAACCGCCCGGCCCTCAAGCGCATTTCGGAACTTGCACCGGGTACGTTCCACCACAGCATCCAGGTTTCGAACCTCGCCGAAAGCGTTGCCGAAAGCATTGGTGCAAATTCGCTCCTCGTCCGCGTGATGGCGCTCTACCATGACCTCGGCAAGACGATGCGCCCCGAATACTTCACCGAAAACCAGAAGCAAGGCGTGAACCCGCACAACAACCTCGACCCATACCAGTCCGTCAAGATTTTGACCGGTCACGTTTCGCAGGGCATGCTGCTCGCCAAGGAATACAAGATTCCGGAACTCGTCGCCACAGGCATCCAGGAACACCACGGCACAACGCTTATCCAGTTCTTCCACCATAAAGCAACTGAACTCGCCAAGGAAACCGGTAAGGAAGTCAAGGAAGAGGATTTCCGCTACAAGGGCCCGCGCCCACAGAGCATGGAAACCGCAATCCTCATGCTTGCAGACGTCATCGAAGCAACCAGCCGTTCCATGACAGACACCTCCTCCGAAGCGCTCATATCCATGATCCACAAGACGATTCTTGACAAGTTCATGGACGGGCAGTTCAACGAGAGCAATTTGTCTGTAAAGGAACTTTCCAAGCTCGAAGAAGCGTTCCTCCACAGTCTCGACGGCACGTACCACACCCGCGTCAAATACCCTGGTCAGAGATAG
- a CDS encoding PhoH family protein, protein MKSSIRHYSLSDNLKRVISGERETVFRLLESRFCVEIRTRLPGLDLVPQEGADLSGLLAVLDQLKIAARNGEILDATQLDRMLGPKETSETSYTELIPDSPVFRNRFGISVSAKTPAQAELVKAVEKNDIIFAKGPAGTGKTFLAVTLAVASLERGEAERICLVRPAVEAGESLGYLPGDLKEKIAPYLRPIHDSLSELLPAEKLKRYEETGAIEVAPLAYMRGRTLKRAFIILDEAQNTTIAQMKMFLTRLGPHSKAIITGDTSQIDLAKGQTSGLEHAMKILQGIRGIAEVEFSATDVLRHHLVKDILLAYEQNEQKK, encoded by the coding sequence ATGAAGAGTAGTATAAGGCATTACTCACTGTCTGACAACCTGAAACGAGTTATTTCAGGCGAACGTGAAACGGTTTTCCGATTACTGGAGAGCCGTTTTTGCGTTGAAATACGCACCCGTCTTCCGGGTCTGGACCTCGTCCCCCAGGAAGGTGCCGACTTGTCAGGCCTGCTGGCCGTGCTCGACCAGCTCAAAATCGCCGCACGCAACGGCGAGATTCTTGACGCCACCCAGCTCGACCGCATGCTCGGTCCCAAGGAAACTTCCGAAACAAGCTACACCGAACTCATTCCCGACAGCCCCGTCTTTAGGAACAGGTTCGGCATCAGCGTCTCCGCAAAGACTCCCGCTCAGGCGGAACTGGTCAAGGCAGTCGAAAAAAACGACATCATTTTTGCAAAGGGCCCCGCAGGTACAGGCAAGACATTCCTTGCCGTAACGCTTGCCGTCGCAAGCCTTGAACGCGGCGAAGCCGAACGCATCTGCCTTGTGCGCCCCGCCGTCGAAGCCGGCGAATCGCTCGGTTACCTGCCCGGCGACCTCAAAGAAAAGATAGCCCCGTACCTTCGCCCGATCCACGACAGCCTCTCCGAGCTTTTACCCGCCGAGAAACTCAAGCGTTACGAAGAAACGGGCGCCATCGAAGTGGCTCCCCTCGCCTACATGCGCGGCCGCACTTTGAAACGAGCCTTCATCATCCTTGACGAAGCGCAAAATACGACCATTGCCCAGATGAAGATGTTCCTCACGCGACTTGGCCCCCACAGCAAGGCGATTATCACCGGAGACACAAGCCAGATTGACCTAGCCAAAGGCCAAACTTCCGGTCTCGAGCACGCGATGAAAATCCTCCAGGGGATCCGGGGAATCGCGGAAGTCGAATTTAGCGCAACTGACGTTCTTCGTCATCATCTAGTCAAGGACATTTTGCTAGCTTACGAACAGAACGAGCAAAAAAAATAG